In one Hyla sarda isolate aHylSar1 unplaced genomic scaffold, aHylSar1.hap1 scaffold_2734, whole genome shotgun sequence genomic region, the following are encoded:
- the LOC130325673 gene encoding uncharacterized protein LOC130325673, translated as MQNPENSTLTVNPQCSYKEEDTLPRSRSRCTTLSRASSQTNLTSVSADASRFKRHSSRHSSTTSLSSASAIATKARAKAEAACAMASYAKQEAELMKEQTKSESEALRREAELMKEQAKSESEALRRKAEALRRKAEVQASLHLLQQQKNAAAALAEAEVLTRAAEAQFADIETQMSPLSASQRTREYIQSQATMYTDQQFNDTPRPSLTPPAISNFDTMQHCKTESEPQGRKSSGRMLRDQSANLTRVQTDADVLPPQANTSLDYSRKTYNRGEQSRLSQVPHQPYQPQPYPEFTPRKYSPDAARATEVARFLMRREIVSAGLMKFDDRPENYLAWKSSFLSGTQDLDLTDREKLDLLVKWLGPESTEQAQRIRSVHVHDAAAGLAMVWRRLEHCYGSPEVIEDALLKRIENYPRMTKKDNQKLRGFGDLLLEIEAAKSSGYLPGLSYLDTARGVDPIIEKLPFNLQERWVTQASRYKKEH; from the coding sequence atgcagaacccagagaacagcactctgacagttaaccctcaatgctcctataaagaggaagacaccttgccaagaagtagatctaggtgcacaacattgtctagagcatccagtcaaacaaatctaacttcggttagcgccgatgcatcaagatttaaacgccatagttctagacactcaagcaccaccagcctgtcatccgctagcgccatagcaactaaggcaagagcaaaagcagaggcagcttgtgcaatggcttcctatgcaaagcaggaagctgaattgatgaaagaacaaacaaaaagtgaatctgaagcacttagaagagaagctgaattgatgaaagaacaagcaaaaagtgaatctgaagcacttagaagaaaagctgaagcacttagaagaaaagctgaagtgcaagcatctttacacttactgcaacagcagaaaaacgctgcagcagccttagccgaggcagaagttctcacaagggctgctgaagctcagttcgctgacatagaaacccagatgtcacccctcagcgcaagccaacgtacccgtgagtacatacagtcacaagcaaccatgtacactgaccagcagttcaatgacacaccaaggccatcattgactccaccagcaataagcaactttgatactatgcaacactgcaagactgaatcagaacctcagggtaggaagtcaagtggtcgcatgctcagagaccaatctgccaacctgacaagagtgcaaacggatgctgatgtactccctcctcaagcaaatacaagtctggattatagcagaaagacttacaatagaggagaacaaagcagacttagtcaagtacctcatcagccttaccagccgcagccataccctgagtttacacccaggaagtattcaccagatgcagcaagagctacagaggtagcaagattcctgatgcgccgtgagatagtgagcgctggtctcatgaaattcgacgaccgtccagaaaactacttggcctggaagtcatctttcctaagcggtacccaagacttagatctgacagacagagaaaagcttgatctgctcgtcaaatggctaggaccagagtccactgagcaagcccaaagaatcagatcagtacatgttcatgacgcagcagcaggacttgcaatggtgtggaggagactagaacactgctatgggtcacctgaagtgattgaagatgctcttctgaagaggatagaaaactatccaagaatgacaaagaaagacaatcaaaagctgagagggtttggggacctactcttagaaatagaagccgctaagtctagtggatatctgccaggtctctcatacttagatacagcacgtggagttgatcccataatcgagaaacttcctttcaacttgcAGGAAAGGTGGGTCACTCAAGCATCAAGATACAAGAAAGAACATTGA